The Phoenix dactylifera cultivar Barhee BC4 unplaced genomic scaffold, palm_55x_up_171113_PBpolish2nd_filt_p 000893F, whole genome shotgun sequence genomic interval GCCACCCGTTCCCCACCGGCCTTATCGGTGGCGACGAAGGTGTACCCGAACTGGCCGTGCCCCAGGAACTTCCCGATCGCGTACCGGCTCTCGAAATCCTTGTCGTACCCAAAGTCGGTCCTTTTCCCATACGGCACCTTCCCTGCCGCGTCCTGCTGCTTACCCGGTCGATTCTGCGCCGCCGGATGGCCCTGTTGCACGCCGGCGGCGGAGGCGTTGCTGCTGTTGGAGCCGCTGACCTTGGCGGCACACGACAAGCACGAGCCcatcgcctcctcttcctccgccTCAAAGAGATTACCATCAACACATCCCAAAACGCTCAATACTTACcccctcaaaaaagaaaaaagctcaATACTTCCAAGAAAGGAGAAGGCTAAAAGGGTGAGATATAGACGGATCGAAGGGGAAAGAGAGATTTGAGGAGGGAGAGGAAAGATGGGAGATGGTCGGAGAGGGGGAGGAGCCCTGATCCTCTTGTCGATCCTCTCAACCAGAAACGGACAAAGGAGGAGACTTTGTTTGAAGCTGGTTTCGAAGGCGAGACTTGCTTCCTCGTCCGCGTCCTCGTCCCCTGTGCGGGtggatggaattaattaataaagtaaaaataatGGAGATGGAGGGGAGAGTGTGCGCGAGGAAATGGGGAAGAAAGgacaagtaaaaataaaaaaaatatttttttcctgtGTCGCGATTTCCGTTGTTTTGGTATTCaatcgtaaaaaaaaaaaaaagaaaaaaaaggaaaactaaaactTCTAAACTTTTCTCTTGGCGTCGGCTCTCTCGTCGCTGCCGGCTGCACTTTTTCTCTATCGCccgtttattttattctttgaagtcgggtttttttatttttctcttgtcTAAGGTTTTTTTTCCTGCAACGATAActcataattatattttttttaaaaataaaatataataaattttgaagcACCCTAGAGGTCCTCTTTACTGATTTAGAAAACTTCTAATAATTTGCCATATTCGAAACCATTCATTCCACAGCTTTATTGTCCTATATATAAATATTCTGAGTCCGAAAAACAACACCTTCATTTACCATTGTCTAAATATTTCGAAGCAAAGGATAATAATTGATTATACCCCCCATGCACTTTTAGAACCAGTCCAATCTGCCATCACCTTCATATGAGAAATAAAAATATCATGGCACCTACTGGCTACAGTCACTTTAGAGTTTGAATTTTTGATCacaaagttttatttttttttctaatatacATCCATCAAAGTTGTTGTTGGGAGAATTCAAAGTTGATGTtgagaaaaattgaaaatagaaGCTCTCGGTGATAAATACCGTCAGTACTTATCGGTTTGCGTTGCCGTTGTTGAAAGGCATCGCGCACAGGATCCAACAAACTCATCCGTGAGCGCGCTTACCCTGCCGCTTGGTGAGAGTTTGGAGGCGAAAGTGGGGTCGGAGTCACACATGTGAACAAATGGGAACATACAGAAAAAAGAACCCTTGGCAGTTTGGATGTCAATCACGTGGCTCCACGTGTGCATTGGCCGACATGTCACTTTTCCTAAAAGTCAGTATTCTTTTAGGTATGCTGACTGCTGTCCAGTGGAAACAAAGACTTTTTCAGTAAGGCTGTGAGGTTAATAAACCCGTGCATAATAAAAGTGGCAATCAAGCCGGATCGGATAAGATACAcagatttcgacctatttattaaatcgATCAAAGATTACAATCTAAAATATgttatatttaataaatagagaaTCTGGCCTGTTAGGCCAGCTCAATCTGatatgtttaacctatttaataaataggtatgTAGTCTAACCCAGCTTATTTAATATGTGGCAATGAGGAATTCTTGGCATGAACCCTACCAGACGAATTAATTACACATTGCCAAACTAAATCATAAGATTAACGACAACAAATCAAACTAATACTAAGCAAAATATGATCACACATTTTATGCTACAACAGTTAGAAGGCACCATGCTCATCTTTTACAATGGTACTAAGAAAAAAATGAGAAGAATATACAATAGAAAGCCTTCAAATGAAATAAGAGTGACTCCTAGATGAACATCAAACTACTCTTTATTGGAAACACTAGGGGTTTCATCCTCCAGCCAAGTTGCTTGCCACTACTTGTCATAGAAGGTTGTTTCCTCAAGAAGCTTCTTCAGAGTATCAATGTTTTCATTCTTTCTTATAAGCAGCACCCTAGCAACAGCTATAAGTAATAGAGTTTTGCAAAAGAAATTACCCATCTGATCAACAAGACCCATGCTTGTCAAGCTATCCACGAAGGAAGCCATAAAAAACCCAATCATCGCAGCACAACCTGCATAAACATAAATGTTGAGATAagttaaaatgaattgatagaaATTAATGGGTCTAAAAATCTAGAAAGGATAGAAGCAAAACCAACCATTAAGCAGTTCAGCTTCAGGCAGGTGGAACCTTTTAACCCATAGACTAACATCTCATTCAGCTATATAATCATGTgacaagacaaaaaaaaagtaagCAAATTGATAGCATCCCGCGCGAGGGTGTTAAGTGAGATAGATTTGATATTCATATGTATCCAAGACAGATAAAAGTAGAAAAAATCGCAAATGAACATATTAGAAGAAATTCAGGTTGCAGAAGTAAGAGTTTAGAACATATTGGCCAACAATATTCAGTATGTGGTAACCTGAAGAGTTCCATAAGATAAATAGTCACAAACTAAAATGCTCAAGTCAGAAAAGATATGCACTTTACGAGCAAATCCAAAGCATGGTCTCTGACAAAATCGTTTTCAAGCATAAGCAACATTTAATAACAATAAGTTGTATGGTATAGATAGAATTAAAAGGTAATCAGACCTCAACATCAGAGTTGCCCTTATCAAGTTGGCGATACATGTAGAATTCCCAAGGAAATGCAGGCTTTTGAATATGCAAAAAAGGATAATCAGGTAAAATATAATTCTGAAAAATCATGACAACTCCAAGAAAAAATGCAGATGAGAGCAGGAATAACCTTTAGTGCAACCACATCATCAGGATTGCTGTCAATGTAAGCTTTATATACTTGAGCAAATCCACCTAGCCTGAATAGCCTCCGATCTGTATTTACTGTTACCTTCAAACATCACACAATGGGGATAAATATTAGAAGGTTTCGGGACTCAATTTTTTGTAAATACATCTTTAAGAAGGATAGTGGTAAGTATTCTAGACTCAATTTTTTGTGAAATTTGTTCAGAGTTTTTATAGAAGAAGATCCCTGTCTAAAGAGTTGCTTATTTGAAAACAACAGTATATTGAATATGCATCGAGAAAACATCAAGGATTCTTTAATCAATTATAAATTGTTCAATGACTTCAAGAACTAGTTGCATCAATTCATTTCTACATTAGATATTCATAAACATAAGTCTGACATCTACTTTCTCAAACAATGAACTATCACCAATACcagtagaatttgaagatattgCATGGTTGAAGATAGAATGGAATTATTAGCTGAAATAATAATGAGGACATACCTGAAAGGCTGAAATTAAATCCCTCACCAATACCACTACTCTACAAGACTACTCAAGGCCCACATCATTTTTTGAGGAGGAAACAATTAAGCAACAGTTGAATTTTCATAGAGATAAAAATAGAGATACACAGATCACGGATCTAAGTATCTAAGTATCTAACAAAAGGCCAAATGTATGAAATCAAATGCTAGAAATCAACACAGATCTAAGTATCCAACAAAGACAACCTACTAAAATTATTCATCTACACAACCAAGTAACCAACAGTCCGACACAGATCTAACAAAAGAATATTTTAAtaacaaaattaaaataaaaaaagaatgaaaataagaaaACAGACCTAGTCTTGTAGAATAGCTCCTCACGTTGAAGATTGAGGATACCTTCAACCTTGATCTCCTATTTCACAAAGGGACAACACTGCAATATATTAAGCAAACTATAAATGaccaataaaagagaaaaataagaaaggg includes:
- the LOC120107530 gene encoding calcium-dependent protein kinase 28-like, giving the protein MGSCLSCAAKVSGSNSSNASAAGVQQGHPAAQNRPGKQQDAAGKVPYGKRTDFGYDKDFESRYAIGKFLGHGQFGYTFVATDKAGGERVAVKRIDKSKIM